One Prolixibacteraceae bacterium DNA segment encodes these proteins:
- the scpA gene encoding methylmalonyl-CoA mutase: MKPDFKSINIKTANNSTDGFTWQKNNGIEKNWMTPEQIPVKPVYTKEDLEGMEHLNYASGLAPFTRGPYSAMYAMRPWTVRQYAGFSTAEESNAFYRRNLAAGQKGLSIAFDLATHRGYDSDHPRVVGDVGKAGVAVDSIMDMRILFDQIPLDKMSVSMTMNGAVLPIMAFYIVAAKEQGVSMDKLAGTIQNDILKEFMVRNTYIFPPKFSMKSIADIFEFTSNYMPKFNSISISGYHMQEAGATADIEMAYTLADGLDYLRTGINAGLTVDQFAPRLSFFWAIGMNHFMEVAKMRAARMLWAKIVKQFNPKNPKSMALRTHSQTSGWSLTEQDPFNNVGRTAIEAMAATLGHTQSLHTNALDEAIALPTDFSARIARNTQLYLQQETEICRSLDPWAGSYYVESLTQDLAHKAWERIEEVEKLGGMSKAIETGVPKMRIEEAAARAQGRIDSGSQTIVGTNKYRLEQEDPIDILEIDNTAVRQSQIERLNKLRSERNEEECQQALHAITRCAETEEGNLLDLSVKAAEKQASLGEISDACEKVCGRYKAVVRTIEGVYKSEASNDKEFTEAQELVAKFAEKEGRQPRIMIAKMGQDGHDRGAKVVATGYADLGFDVDMGPLFQTPEESAKQAVENDVNVLGVSSLAAGHKTLVPAVIEELKKLGREDIMVIAGGVIPAQDYDYLYESGVVAIFGPGTSVSTAGKKIMEVLIASCEE, translated from the coding sequence ATGAAGCCAGATTTTAAGAGCATCAATATAAAAACAGCCAATAATAGCACAGATGGCTTTACTTGGCAAAAAAACAATGGGATTGAGAAAAACTGGATGACTCCAGAACAGATCCCAGTTAAACCAGTTTATACTAAAGAAGACCTTGAAGGTATGGAGCATTTAAATTATGCTTCTGGTCTTGCTCCATTTACACGTGGACCTTACTCTGCAATGTACGCAATGCGTCCTTGGACAGTGCGTCAGTATGCAGGGTTCTCTACTGCTGAGGAGTCTAATGCATTTTATAGAAGAAACCTTGCTGCTGGTCAGAAAGGTCTTTCTATTGCATTTGATTTGGCTACTCACCGTGGATATGATTCTGATCACCCTCGTGTAGTTGGTGATGTAGGTAAAGCTGGTGTTGCAGTGGATTCGATTATGGATATGCGTATTCTTTTCGACCAAATTCCATTGGACAAAATGTCTGTTTCAATGACAATGAACGGTGCCGTTCTTCCTATTATGGCATTCTACATTGTTGCTGCAAAAGAGCAAGGGGTTTCTATGGATAAATTAGCTGGTACAATCCAGAATGATATCCTTAAGGAATTTATGGTACGTAATACCTATATTTTCCCTCCTAAGTTCTCTATGAAGTCGATCGCAGACATCTTCGAATTTACTTCAAACTACATGCCTAAGTTTAACTCTATCTCTATCTCAGGTTACCACATGCAAGAAGCGGGTGCAACTGCCGATATTGAGATGGCATATACATTAGCAGATGGTTTGGATTACTTGAGAACAGGTATCAACGCAGGTTTGACAGTAGATCAGTTTGCTCCACGTTTGTCGTTCTTCTGGGCAATCGGAATGAACCACTTTATGGAGGTTGCGAAGATGCGTGCGGCACGTATGTTATGGGCTAAGATTGTGAAGCAATTCAATCCAAAGAATCCTAAGTCTATGGCTTTGCGTACACACTCACAAACATCTGGATGGTCTCTTACAGAGCAAGATCCATTTAACAATGTGGGACGTACTGCTATTGAGGCAATGGCTGCTACATTAGGTCATACTCAGTCACTTCATACAAATGCATTGGATGAAGCGATTGCTCTTCCAACAGACTTCTCTGCTCGTATTGCACGTAATACCCAGTTGTATCTACAGCAAGAAACTGAAATTTGTCGTTCACTTGATCCATGGGCTGGTTCATACTATGTTGAGTCATTGACTCAAGACTTGGCTCATAAAGCTTGGGAGCGTATCGAAGAGGTTGAAAAACTAGGTGGTATGTCTAAAGCGATCGAGACAGGTGTTCCTAAAATGCGTATTGAGGAAGCTGCTGCTCGTGCTCAGGGGCGTATCGATTCGGGTTCTCAGACTATTGTTGGTACAAACAAGTATCGTCTAGAGCAAGAGGATCCTATCGATATCTTAGAGATCGACAACACTGCTGTTCGTCAATCACAAATCGAGCGTTTGAATAAGCTTCGTTCTGAGCGTAATGAGGAAGAGTGTCAACAAGCACTTCATGCCATTACAAGATGTGCCGAAACTGAAGAAGGAAACCTATTGGATCTTTCTGTTAAGGCTGCAGAGAAACAAGCTTCTCTTGGAGAGATCTCAGATGCTTGTGAAAAAGTATGTGGACGTTATAAAGCAGTGGTTAGAACTATCGAAGGCGTGTATAAATCAGAAGCATCTAACGATAAGGAATTTACAGAAGCTCAGGAGCTTGTTGCTAAATTCGCAGAGAAAGAGGGTCGTCAACCTCGTATCATGATTGCAAAAATGGGTCAAGATGGTCACGACCGTGGAGCAAAAGTTGTTGCTACAGGGTATGCCGATCTTGGTTTTGATGTAGACATGGGACCTTTATTTCAAACTCCAGAAGAATCAGCTAAGCAAGCTGTTGAGAATGATGTAAACGTTCTTGGTGTTTCTTCATTGGCTGCAGGACACAAGACTCTTGTACCAGCAGTTATCGAGGAGCTTAAGAAGTTAGGTCGTGAAGATATTATGGTTATTGCAGGTGGTGTAATTCCAGCTCAAGATTATGACTATCTTTATGAGTCAGGTGTTGTTGCTATTTTCGGTCCTGGAACTAGTGTGTCAACAGCTGGTAAGAAAATTATGGAAGTACTTATTGCTTCATGTGAAGAGTAA
- a CDS encoding insulinase family protein, protein MQYNAFTLTNGIRLVHIPTHSTVAHFGIVLNTGSRDEKDEEVGMAHFIEHVIFKGTKNRKAYHILSRLEDVGGDLNAYTTKEETAIYSTFLKNDYTRAIELLSDILKNSTFPKHEIEKEKEVIIEEINSYLDSPSELIYDDFEDLLFKGHPFGRQILGSPEQIMTYEKKDIEKFMSENYHTDQMVLCFVGDIPFERLKRRIQFYFEDLPENRREHNRLKFENYKPQHLILDKETYQNHTIIGTIAHEIGHKDRTTTVLLNNILGGTSMNSRLNLAIRERHGMAYNIESTITSYSDTGLLSIYYGTDPENGDRAQGLIFKELKKLRDKKLGTLQLSKAKKQLFGQISVSQENSEEVMLSSAKSYMFFNSLSSLEQIEKKINTITSEQIIEVANQILQEDQMSILTYQSKE, encoded by the coding sequence ATGCAATATAACGCTTTTACATTAACCAATGGGATAAGATTGGTACATATACCAACTCACTCCACTGTCGCTCACTTTGGAATCGTTTTAAACACTGGATCCAGAGATGAAAAAGACGAAGAGGTTGGAATGGCTCATTTCATTGAACATGTCATCTTTAAAGGGACAAAGAATAGAAAGGCATACCATATACTCAGTCGACTTGAAGATGTTGGAGGAGACTTAAACGCATATACTACAAAAGAGGAGACTGCGATATATTCCACATTTTTGAAGAATGACTATACACGTGCCATTGAGCTCCTGAGCGATATATTGAAAAATAGTACTTTCCCTAAACATGAGATAGAGAAAGAGAAAGAGGTCATTATTGAAGAGATTAATTCGTATCTAGATAGTCCTTCTGAGTTAATATACGATGATTTTGAAGATCTTCTCTTTAAAGGCCATCCATTTGGACGCCAAATATTAGGTTCCCCTGAACAGATCATGACATATGAAAAGAAAGATATTGAAAAATTCATGTCTGAAAACTATCATACAGATCAAATGGTTTTGTGCTTTGTTGGAGATATTCCTTTTGAACGTTTAAAAAGACGAATCCAGTTCTACTTTGAGGACCTACCTGAAAACAGAAGAGAACATAATCGTTTAAAATTTGAGAACTACAAACCTCAACATCTAATTTTAGACAAAGAGACCTATCAAAATCATACGATCATTGGTACTATTGCACATGAAATAGGACACAAAGATAGAACCACCACAGTCCTTCTCAATAACATATTAGGAGGAACCTCGATGAATAGCAGACTTAACTTGGCGATAAGAGAAAGACATGGAATGGCATATAACATCGAATCAACAATAACTTCTTATTCAGATACGGGGCTTTTATCCATATATTACGGAACAGACCCAGAAAATGGAGATAGAGCACAAGGACTAATCTTTAAAGAGCTAAAAAAACTTAGAGACAAGAAACTTGGAACGCTTCAGTTATCCAAAGCAAAGAAGCAGCTCTTTGGACAGATTTCCGTATCTCAAGAAAATAGTGAAGAGGTCATGCTATCTTCAGCAAAAAGCTATATGTTCTTCAATTCGCTATCATCACTAGAACAGATAGAAAAAAAGATTAATACAATTACTTCTGAGCAAATTATTGAAGTAGCAAATCAAATTCTACAAGAAGATCAGATGTCGATTCTTACATATCAATCGAAAGAGTAA
- a CDS encoding acyl-CoA mutase large subunit family protein, translating into MAEKNIKLFEDFPPISTEQWTEKITADLKGRDFERALVWRTNEGFNVQPFYREENLESLNHLNQLPGEYPFVRGAKKNDNDWYVRQNVVVENAEDANTKALDILNKGITSLGFILAKDVEVSVEFIQTLLKGIDVTAIEVNFVTRCKNKAVIDAFVAYLDANKVDATKVAASVANDPIGRYVSTGKFAHGEDAAMDSLKSNMEAASSVSNFRTIAVNAKLFNNCGSSISQELGYGLALGAEYISEMVKRGVTVDAVASDIKFNFATGANYFMELAKLRAGRMLWAQIVKAFGAEDENACKMLVHSETSQWNKSAYDPYVNMLRTQTEAMSSILGGTDSMTVNTFDKVFGESTDFSERIARNQQLLLKEESHFDKIVDPGAGSYYIESLTESIAEQAWEIFLSVQEKGGFMASLKVGSIQDDIKATSSKRDLHIATRRENVLGVNQFPNFTEHMDRELTDAVLAPVDETAADAEIATLATYRGAEAFEALRYKTDLFAKENKRPLAYMLTIGSLSFRKARAQFSCNFFAVAGMDVQDNNGFKTIDEGVKAAKEAGADVIVLCSSDDEYEAFAPEALNLIQDEAIFVVAGAPKCMDELKAKGIENFIHVKSNLLEDLKGYTAKLGIK; encoded by the coding sequence ATGGCAGAAAAAAATATAAAATTGTTCGAGGATTTTCCACCCATTAGTACTGAACAATGGACTGAGAAAATCACCGCAGATTTAAAAGGTAGGGATTTCGAAAGAGCCCTTGTATGGCGTACAAATGAAGGATTCAATGTACAGCCCTTTTACCGTGAAGAGAATTTAGAGTCTCTAAATCACCTAAATCAATTACCAGGAGAGTATCCTTTTGTTCGTGGAGCGAAGAAAAATGATAACGATTGGTATGTTCGACAAAATGTTGTTGTCGAAAATGCAGAAGATGCTAATACTAAAGCATTAGACATCCTTAATAAAGGAATTACTTCATTGGGATTCATTCTTGCAAAAGATGTTGAGGTTTCAGTGGAGTTTATTCAAACTTTACTTAAGGGTATCGATGTAACGGCTATTGAAGTAAACTTTGTGACTCGTTGCAAGAACAAAGCTGTTATTGATGCATTTGTTGCTTATCTTGATGCAAACAAAGTGGATGCTACTAAAGTAGCTGCTTCTGTTGCGAATGATCCAATTGGTCGTTATGTGTCAACAGGTAAGTTTGCTCATGGTGAAGATGCTGCAATGGATAGCTTGAAGAGCAATATGGAGGCTGCTTCTTCTGTGTCTAATTTCCGCACGATTGCTGTGAATGCTAAATTATTCAATAACTGTGGTTCTAGTATTTCACAAGAATTAGGTTATGGTCTAGCTCTTGGTGCTGAGTACATCTCAGAGATGGTGAAGCGTGGAGTTACTGTTGATGCTGTTGCTTCTGACATTAAATTCAACTTTGCTACTGGTGCAAACTACTTTATGGAGTTAGCTAAGTTGCGTGCAGGAAGAATGCTTTGGGCACAAATCGTGAAAGCTTTTGGTGCTGAAGACGAGAATGCTTGCAAAATGTTAGTTCACTCTGAAACGTCTCAATGGAATAAGTCAGCATATGATCCTTATGTAAATATGCTTCGTACTCAAACCGAGGCGATGTCTTCCATTCTAGGAGGTACGGATTCTATGACTGTAAATACTTTTGATAAAGTATTTGGTGAAAGTACGGATTTCTCTGAGAGAATTGCTCGTAACCAACAGTTGTTGCTGAAAGAGGAGTCTCATTTTGATAAAATAGTTGACCCAGGTGCTGGATCATACTATATCGAATCTCTTACAGAATCGATTGCCGAACAAGCTTGGGAAATCTTCTTGTCTGTACAAGAAAAAGGAGGATTTATGGCAAGCCTTAAGGTGGGTAGTATTCAGGATGATATTAAAGCTACTTCATCAAAGAGAGATCTTCATATTGCTACTCGAAGAGAGAATGTATTGGGTGTAAACCAATTCCCTAACTTCACAGAACATATGGATCGTGAGTTGACTGATGCTGTTTTAGCTCCTGTTGACGAAACTGCTGCAGATGCTGAAATCGCAACTTTGGCTACTTATCGCGGTGCAGAAGCTTTTGAAGCTCTAAGATATAAGACGGATCTATTTGCGAAAGAAAATAAGCGTCCATTGGCTTATATGTTGACTATTGGTAGCCTTTCTTTTAGAAAAGCTAGAGCTCAATTCTCATGTAACTTCTTCGCTGTTGCTGGAATGGATGTTCAAGATAACAACGGATTCAAAACTATCGATGAAGGTGTTAAGGCAGCAAAAGAAGCTGGTGCTGATGTGATTGTTCTTTGTAGTTCAGATGATGAATATGAAGCTTTCGCTCCTGAAGCATTAAACTTGATCCAAGATGAAGCTATCTTTGTTGTCGCTGGAGCTCCTAAGTGTATGGATGAACTTAAAGCGAAAGGCATTGAGAATTTTATTCACGTGAAGAGTAATTTGCTAGAAGACCTTAAAGGTTATACTGCAAAGTTGGGAATTAAATAA
- a CDS encoding carboxypeptidase-like regulatory domain-containing protein produces the protein MILDQDTHTPIRSVSVLVEGTSRRYEVLSDTKGFFQITGLQAGSYTIFVRYIGYKTVSVYGIEANENKTPFIEVFLEKEVKETRKVIPRSEQIYMVPYSDVLYGSGATQSVMYGIPNKSILDKSAATETYDGAYKVDQWGSSYSFNAISPIYNITKLGDALNVRSPFITGLQSESLLGYSDDYVLNSAYHYNSSQAFHSSSTIGATQELEKYPGYFRGNEMGFGVRSDGFQVRGQGGLRPYEQLARSSYKFNLNYFDSNLISQKLFRNSNIPKNIDFNMLVHIPTKKVGRFGIWTKAAFQNQNISAIDSLYIPFGVRPYSDISDEKGAFAMGLDHSLSLFNKKLILEGSVGWKKDYDRGVETNNRISDFSRSYDLSSNQLGWSYRVKYIPSVSHQFQLRVSETYDKMGLYDLTYKENKENRFYDLDTLKVKERTFSLGYTTRYSNAVSSFIGGKYSTNDLLNTNLFSGNIGFKIEFTPHVYLKLGADVGKSLMPWSVYVTKQDIPKDGEEVIPYKSLPQESYISGDVRLDVILPSEIRWTVEGEYKMLDDLWVEASSSSFAMVNWAINPYQSLPNSLSASGSGSILKISSTIKKGWSKGTFFELNGSWYKTSLTTSDQITRKMAWDPSFVVSARIGGRIDLSTRSYFSGGVNTRVLGGRESFAVDINKSKISNRTFYNTTGVYNDKLKTSLLIGVNVGWNYNARKVGHQILFHFENITDGNFFGYKYYSFDQKEVVVPKSVGLYGRVSYIMNIGFERSKKREKKWY, from the coding sequence ATGATATTAGATCAAGATACGCATACCCCTATACGTTCAGTATCTGTATTAGTTGAAGGTACAAGTAGGAGATATGAAGTTCTTTCTGATACAAAAGGTTTTTTTCAAATAACAGGTTTACAAGCTGGGAGTTATACCATTTTCGTGCGATATATAGGATATAAAACAGTATCTGTTTATGGAATTGAAGCAAATGAGAACAAAACGCCATTTATAGAAGTGTTTTTAGAGAAAGAGGTAAAAGAGACACGTAAGGTAATACCTCGTTCAGAGCAGATATATATGGTTCCTTATTCTGATGTTTTATATGGGAGTGGGGCAACACAAAGTGTGATGTATGGAATTCCTAATAAGAGCATATTGGATAAGAGTGCCGCAACTGAAACTTATGATGGCGCTTATAAAGTAGATCAATGGGGAAGCTCTTATAGCTTCAATGCTATATCTCCAATATATAATATTACCAAATTAGGGGATGCTCTAAATGTTCGATCTCCATTTATTACGGGATTACAGAGTGAAAGTTTACTGGGATATAGTGATGATTATGTTTTGAATTCTGCATATCACTATAACTCTTCTCAAGCTTTTCACTCTTCATCTACGATTGGGGCAACACAAGAATTAGAGAAATATCCAGGATATTTTAGAGGGAATGAGATGGGTTTTGGTGTCCGCAGTGATGGCTTTCAAGTGAGGGGACAAGGTGGGCTAAGACCTTATGAACAGCTTGCTAGGTCATCTTATAAGTTTAATCTGAACTATTTTGATAGCAATCTTATATCACAGAAACTTTTTAGAAATAGTAATATTCCTAAAAATATTGATTTCAATATGTTAGTTCATATTCCAACAAAAAAAGTTGGAAGGTTTGGAATATGGACAAAAGCTGCTTTCCAAAATCAAAATATTAGTGCTATTGATAGTCTCTATATCCCATTTGGTGTGCGTCCGTATAGTGATATTTCAGATGAGAAAGGGGCTTTTGCAATGGGGTTAGATCATAGTTTATCTCTTTTTAATAAGAAACTAATCTTAGAAGGGAGTGTCGGATGGAAGAAAGATTATGACAGAGGGGTTGAAACAAATAACCGTATATCAGACTTTTCAAGAAGTTATGATCTTTCAAGTAATCAGCTTGGATGGTCTTACCGAGTTAAATATATACCTTCTGTCTCTCATCAATTTCAACTTAGAGTCTCTGAAACTTATGATAAAATGGGATTGTATGATTTAACTTATAAAGAAAATAAAGAGAATCGCTTTTACGATCTAGACACATTGAAGGTAAAAGAACGTACTTTTTCTTTGGGCTATACCACAAGATATTCAAATGCAGTCTCCTCTTTTATTGGAGGGAAATATTCAACAAATGATCTGTTAAATACAAATCTGTTTTCTGGAAATATTGGTTTTAAGATTGAGTTTACTCCTCATGTTTACTTAAAGTTAGGAGCTGATGTTGGTAAAAGTCTTATGCCTTGGTCTGTGTATGTAACCAAACAGGACATTCCTAAAGACGGGGAGGAAGTGATACCATATAAGAGTCTTCCACAAGAATCTTATATTAGTGGGGATGTTCGTTTGGATGTCATTTTGCCTTCAGAAATTCGTTGGACAGTGGAAGGAGAGTATAAAATGCTTGATGATTTGTGGGTTGAAGCTTCGTCATCCTCCTTTGCGATGGTAAATTGGGCAATAAATCCGTACCAATCCTTACCTAACAGCTTGTCCGCATCGGGAAGTGGTTCAATTTTAAAGATTTCATCTACTATTAAGAAGGGATGGAGTAAGGGTACTTTCTTTGAATTGAATGGTTCATGGTACAAAACTTCTCTTACAACTTCTGATCAAATCACCCGAAAAATGGCTTGGGACCCTTCATTCGTTGTTTCTGCTCGAATTGGGGGCCGAATTGACTTGTCCACGAGATCTTATTTTTCAGGAGGGGTAAATACTCGAGTCTTGGGTGGAAGAGAATCTTTTGCAGTAGATATAAATAAATCGAAAATTAGCAATAGAACGTTCTATAACACGACGGGAGTGTATAATGATAAATTGAAAACTTCTTTATTAATTGGAGTGAATGTGGGATGGAATTATAATGCAAGAAAGGTGGGACACCAAATTCTTTTTCATTTTGAGAATATTACTGATGGAAATTTTTTTGGATATAAATACTATAGTTTTGATCAAAAAGAAGTGGTTGTACCTAAGTCTGTTGGGCTTTATGGAAGGGTTTCATATATCATGAATATTGGCTTTGAACGGTCAAAGAAAAGAGAGAAAAAATGGTATTAA
- a CDS encoding ISAs1 family transposase — protein MNNDLSSAEIRRFYEKLQVKLVDNRSHVGLKHELAFVITLFIISILTSYGHLSMNKIHRNMVRHYEKLCICLHKDIDSCISRVQLTRILSEFDYDSFLTICDEVYSSTEWISIDGKELRGSIDSKSNKKRGLSIVYSIGHNTNIQQLLGFYDGTKESEKNIVYDHILELPEKAKVTLDAMHNSENLLSNIHQNSRFYLTQIKSNQQKLKDDLVHTSNHIKVDDVMTEIDKSHGRIDSRRYEIYPINTEMLDPRWCNSGICNMIKVTRESYNVKRDKRSTETRYYITNYNGKIDEIAGAIRGHWKIEIMNRIRDVNFGEDKLKSLDHGLQKSISSIMLFICSKLMEINSYNNLNILREELVHNTDKIHDVFAA, from the coding sequence ATGAATAACGACCTTTCAAGTGCCGAAATTAGAAGATTCTATGAGAAATTACAAGTCAAATTGGTAGATAATAGGAGTCATGTAGGACTTAAGCACGAATTGGCTTTTGTTATCACTCTTTTTATTATCTCAATTCTGACAAGTTATGGTCATCTAAGTATGAATAAAATTCATCGCAATATGGTTCGTCATTACGAGAAACTATGTATCTGTTTGCATAAAGATATCGACAGTTGTATAAGTCGAGTTCAGTTAACAAGAATCCTATCTGAATTTGATTATGATTCCTTTTTGACAATTTGTGATGAAGTATACTCTTCTACAGAATGGATATCTATTGATGGGAAGGAACTTCGAGGAAGTATAGATTCTAAAAGCAATAAAAAGAGAGGGTTAAGTATTGTTTATTCTATTGGTCATAACACAAATATACAGCAGTTATTAGGCTTTTATGATGGAACAAAAGAGAGTGAAAAGAACATTGTTTATGATCATATTCTTGAGTTGCCAGAGAAGGCAAAGGTAACACTAGATGCAATGCATAATTCAGAAAATCTGTTGTCTAATATTCACCAAAATAGTCGATTCTATTTAACTCAAATAAAGTCCAATCAGCAGAAATTAAAGGATGACTTAGTACATACATCCAATCATATAAAAGTAGATGATGTGATGACAGAAATAGACAAGTCGCATGGAAGAATAGACTCTAGGAGGTACGAAATATACCCAATAAATACAGAAATGTTAGATCCTAGATGGTGTAATAGTGGCATATGTAATATGATTAAAGTGACAAGAGAGAGTTATAATGTAAAGAGAGATAAAAGGAGTACAGAAACACGATATTATATCACAAATTATAATGGGAAAATCGATGAAATTGCTGGAGCTATTAGAGGTCATTGGAAAATAGAAATAATGAATCGTATTCGTGATGTTAATTTTGGAGAAGACAAATTAAAGTCTTTAGATCATGGATTGCAAAAATCGATATCCTCTATTATGTTATTTATATGCAGTAAGTTAATGGAAATAAATAGTTACAACAACTTAAATATTTTAAGAGAAGAACTTGTGCACAATACTGATAAAATACACGATGTCTTCGCTGCTTAA
- a CDS encoding transposase: MNKILTKQIQNKLSLYFCKLNSHLTKPELRCTREITTGILKTGSVIINQIATAIGDSINKQQTTKRLRNHYNKKGFFLKLLRGHMDCVSDTIHEGDYILFDGSDIQKKYAKTMEGLDFVKDGDEKNKVGLGYWLMNVVHIDKANKMTPLYNKLYSFDHGAKSENNEAIEALKEVDNAISKNVTCVFDRGFDRQIIKDYVVSQQNNFIIRLKKNTKLIYKGKETTVSTIGKKIPFFMELTANKRGKNKSKKINFECGAVKVKYRIKQREFELWLVATKRKSGGKCWLLTNSPKHTITEVISEAFQAYGFRWKIEEYHRHIKSSYDLENIQIKKFDGLQCMLAILTIAMGILYNTLESMHLRLLLDSKIKILDKNKVSELRNFIYYKISTIIKILLANVYTKHIIQSKQTQVDVGQMRLNLDF; encoded by the coding sequence ATGAACAAAATACTTACAAAACAAATACAGAACAAGCTAAGTCTATATTTTTGTAAATTAAATAGTCATTTAACCAAACCAGAATTACGTTGTACACGTGAGATAACAACAGGTATTCTTAAGACAGGGTCTGTTATTATCAATCAAATAGCAACAGCTATAGGGGATTCTATAAACAAACAACAAACGACCAAAAGGCTTCGAAATCATTACAATAAAAAAGGTTTCTTTTTAAAACTTCTTAGAGGCCATATGGATTGTGTGTCAGATACAATTCATGAAGGAGACTACATTCTATTTGATGGATCAGATATTCAAAAGAAATATGCTAAGACCATGGAAGGTCTGGATTTTGTAAAAGATGGAGATGAGAAAAATAAGGTTGGATTAGGTTATTGGCTTATGAATGTTGTACATATTGATAAGGCCAATAAGATGACACCTTTGTATAATAAGCTGTACAGTTTCGATCATGGAGCCAAGAGTGAAAATAATGAAGCAATCGAAGCATTAAAAGAAGTAGATAATGCTATTTCAAAGAATGTAACTTGTGTGTTTGATCGAGGATTTGATCGTCAGATTATTAAGGATTATGTTGTTAGTCAACAAAATAACTTCATAATCAGATTGAAAAAGAATACCAAATTAATATACAAAGGCAAAGAAACTACTGTATCTACAATTGGGAAAAAGATTCCATTCTTCATGGAATTAACTGCCAATAAAAGAGGCAAAAACAAAAGTAAAAAGATAAACTTTGAGTGTGGTGCTGTTAAGGTTAAATATAGAATAAAGCAGAGGGAATTTGAGCTATGGCTTGTTGCTACAAAACGCAAATCAGGAGGGAAATGTTGGTTATTAACCAACTCACCTAAGCATACAATAACAGAAGTTATTAGTGAAGCTTTTCAAGCATATGGCTTTCGTTGGAAAATAGAAGAATACCATAGACATATCAAATCAAGCTATGATTTAGAGAATATACAAATAAAGAAGTTTGATGGACTGCAATGCATGTTGGCAATTTTAACCATTGCAATGGGAATCCTTTATAACACATTAGAGTCCATGCATCTAAGGTTGTTGCTAGATAGCAAAATTAAGATACTTGATAAAAACAAGGTATCTGAACTCAGAAATTTTATCTATTATAAGATAAGTACGATAATTAAAATTTTATTGGCAAATGTTTACACAAAACATATAATACAGAGTAAACAGACACAAGTAGACGTAGGACAAATGAGACTCAATCTAGATTTCTGA
- a CDS encoding O-methyltransferase → MHNSSLDLEQYILNHIDNEDPILSQLDRDTHANVLYSRMCSGHLQGSILTFLSKLVSPQNILELGTFTGYSAISLAKGLKEGGKLHTVEINDELEEFAFSYFEKAGLSETIIQHIGNAEEIVPALDETFDLVFMDADKRRYVEHYEMVIDKVSQGGVILADNTLWDGKVVEPIANNDLQTKGILAFNDHVKNDPRVETTILPLRDGITMLRKR, encoded by the coding sequence ATGCATAACTCATCATTAGACTTAGAACAATATATTTTAAATCACATTGACAACGAAGATCCTATCTTATCACAATTAGATAGAGACACCCATGCCAATGTTTTATATTCGAGAATGTGCTCTGGACACCTTCAAGGTTCGATCCTCACATTTTTAAGCAAATTAGTTTCACCTCAAAATATCCTCGAACTTGGGACCTTCACTGGTTATTCAGCCATATCTCTTGCCAAAGGATTAAAGGAGGGAGGAAAACTTCATACGGTTGAAATTAATGATGAGTTAGAAGAGTTTGCCTTTTCATACTTTGAAAAAGCAGGACTTTCAGAGACCATTATTCAACATATAGGGAATGCTGAAGAAATCGTTCCTGCGTTAGACGAAACATTTGACCTCGTATTTATGGATGCCGACAAAAGAAGATATGTTGAGCACTATGAAATGGTAATAGACAAAGTGTCTCAAGGAGGAGTAATTCTTGCAGATAACACCCTTTGGGATGGGAAAGTGGTTGAGCCAATAGCTAATAACGACCTCCAAACCAAAGGAATCCTTGCATTTAATGATCATGTAAAAAATGATCCTAGAGTTGAAACCACCATTCTTCCATTAAGAGATGGGATTACGATGCTTCGTAAAAGATAG